The sequence below is a genomic window from Atribacterota bacterium.
AATAATTATTTAGTTAAAATTTAATTTTACCAGGAATATTTAGAGGAATAATGGGTAAAATATTACATAAAATAAGAACCAATCGTAAATTCCAGTTATTAATTCTGTTAGTTATAATTGCAATAGGGTTACTGGCATACTCATATTTTAAAGCAAATCCGGTCATGCCTCAGATGGCAATCTATTTTTTAGATGATGTCCGCCTTCCGGAAGAAGGGCAAACTGTATTGATATTTTCACCTCATCAGGATGATGAAACCATTGCCTGTGGGGGGTATATTATTGAGTCGATAAAAAAGGGGGCTGAGGTCATTATTGTACTGGTTACTGACGGTAACCGCCGCAATTTGGGAGACTTGAGATATCTTGAATTTGAGACGGCCACTGGTATCTTAGGTGTTGCTCGGGAGAATCTGGTATACCTGAATTATCCGGATAACCGGCTTACTCAGCAGAATCAGCAGGAACTTCAAGAGCTACTATCGGAACAAATAAAGAGATATAAACCTGATATACTTTTCTATCCACATCCAGAGGATAACCATAAAGATCATTCTACGACTGGCATAGTTGTGGAAAAAATTCTGCATGAAATGACGGAAATGATTGAGGATATGGAACAACTGGAGGGTTTGGAAGAGTTAATTAAGGAAGAGGTATTAAAAGAGATAGAAGAAGCAACGGAAATAGC
It includes:
- a CDS encoding PIG-L family deacetylase; translated protein: MGKILHKIRTNRKFQLLILLVIIAIGLLAYSYFKANPVMPQMAIYFLDDVRLPEEGQTVLIFSPHQDDETIACGGYIIESIKKGAEVIIVLVTDGNRRNLGDLRYLEFETATGILGVARENLVYLNYPDNRLTQQNQQELQELLSEQIKRYKPDILFYPHPEDNHKDHSTTGIVVEKILHEMTEMIEDMEQLEGLEELIKEEVLKEIEEATEIAEKITIYKYLVHHVNYPHPKKYAPDLFILPPLDLITLDGGWERLMLEEKTRRLKEEALRSYKSQLRNPLLKNLLESSIRENEIFAVEVIIES